From a single Canis aureus isolate CA01 chromosome 5, VMU_Caureus_v.1.0, whole genome shotgun sequence genomic region:
- the LOC144313560 gene encoding uncharacterized protein LOC144313560 — protein sequence MEKVEKGETGWCRKHPGLDAVAVEASIPSYSGGLSPRASCARLGAHAAPGAGEGRRACKALSPRGPASCSEPQIRLLAFADPGTPSRPAHPCVRGTAPGARGASCHPAASRLGRAALPPVQMHADPFASLEQACCLEKPACTSRAVPRRPCTSGVGEELAPLSADGLLGEEGREEQMLGTFLILTSVPWLLHAGVRIFAKRTSAFGRPRTFRMKSGSTLPNSPVWTTRRTTVCRAGGRVRSASGQLSGSHFSVCGALRRTEPESQATSPEGKEDVSFPTESVL from the exons ATGGAGAAGGTAGAAAAAGGAGAGACTGGG TGGTGCCGAAAGCACCCCGGGCTAGACGCGGTTGCCGTGGAAGCCTCTATCCCTTCTTACTCGGGAGGCCTCTCCCCCCGGGCGTCCTGCGCGCGGCTCGGAGCCCACGCGGcgcccggggccggggagggACGGCGGGCGTGCAAGGCCCTGTCCCCGCGGGGCCCCGCGAGCTGCTCCGAGCCCCAGATCCGACTGCTCGCTTTTGCTGACCCGGGGACACCTTCTCGTCCTGCTCACCCTTGCGTGAGGGGCACCGCGCCCGGGGCCCGAGGTGCCTCCTGTCACCCTGCAGCGTCCCGCCTGGGACGGGCTGCGCTTCCGCCCGTGCAG ATGCACGCAGACCCGTTCGCCAGCCTGGAGCAGGCCTGCTGCCTGGAGAAGCCCGCCTGCACGTCCAGAGCCGTCCCACGCCGTCCCTGCACTTCAGGGGTCGGTGAGGAACTTGCTCCACTCTCCGCTGACGGCCTTCTCGGCGAAGAGGGCCGCGAAGAACAGATGCTCGGGACGTTTCTCATCCTTACTTCAGTTCCTTGGTTACTGCACGCCGGCGTACGGATCTTTGCCAAACGGACCTCAGCATTCGGTCGACCGCGGACGTTCCGCATGAAATCCGGGTCTACGCTCCCGAACAGTCCGGTGTGGACCACGCGGAGGACCACCGTGTGCCGCGCGGGCGGGCGTGTGCGGAGCGCCTCAGGCCAACTGTCGGGATCGCATTTTTCGGTTTGTGGTGCCCTCAGGCGGACAGAACCAGAATCGCAGGCCACCTCGCCAGAAGGGAAGGAAGACGTGTCCTTTCCCACGGAGAGCGTTCTTTAA
- the GAPT gene encoding protein GAPT yields MADRSTISFLSCLLCHYLPLISASLCDSLKESGVESIKVPPDTVQLSINGCNVEKIAYNEKDLPRLSVLNLSSNCIRTLPDNVLLPLKNKCLKELPRLLLNYTLQGITLVCACEFIEGSAIRLNNTACVEMLKSCENTSVTTSIGICLLFLLLICGIGCIWRWKHRDLVQFTLPRFLQRRSSRKKNYTKTLSSPLAVSSRHKISVQTQDYKSSGRGTNSHDNYENVESGAPKAKEETNNELYENTRPTSFEEHIYGNEMLFQYCNFQKPSTPEGPQDEDIYILPDS; encoded by the coding sequence ATGGCAGATCGTTCAACCATCTCTTTCTTGAGTTGTCTGCTCTGCCATTATCTTCCACTCATTTCTGCTTCATTGTGTGATTCACTGAAAGAAAGTGGAGTAGAATCAATTAAAGTCCCCCCTGACACGGTGCAATTATCCATTAACGGTTGTAATGTGGAAAAGATCGCATACAATGAGAAGGATCTTCCAAGGCTAAGTGTACTCAATCTCTCCTCTAATTGTATCAGGACTTTGCCAGATAATGTTCTTTTACCTCTGAAAAATAAATGCctaaaagagcttccaagattaCTTTTAAACTATACCCTGCAAGGAATTACATTGGTCTGCGCCTGTGAATTCATTGAGGGCTCTGCCATACGGCTGAACAACACTGCCTGTGTAGAAATGTTGAAAAGCTGTGAAAACACATCAGTGACCACTTCTATAGGAAtttgccttcttttccttttgttgatttGTGGAATTGGGTGTATTTGGCGCTGGAAGCACCGTGACCTGGTGCAATTTACCTTACCAAGGTTCTTGcaaaggaggagcagcaggaaaaaaaactatACTAAAACACTCTCAAGTCCCCTTGCTGTCAGCTCAAGACATAAAATCTCAGTTCAGACCCAAGACTACAAATCTTCTGGGAGAGGGACTAACTCACATGACAACTATGAGAATGTGGAAAGTGGTGCTCCCAAAGCTAAGGAAGAAACCAATAACGAACTATATGAGAACACTCGGCCGACCAGTTTCGAGGAGCACATCTATGGAAATGAGATGCTGTTTCAATATTGTAACTTCCAGAAGCCTAGTACTCCCGAAGGCCCTCAAGATGAAGACATATATATTCTTCCAGATTCATAA